A genomic segment from Glycine soja cultivar W05 chromosome 20, ASM419377v2, whole genome shotgun sequence encodes:
- the LOC114401912 gene encoding protein FAR1-RELATED SEQUENCE 5-like, whose translation MATQKGGLAGVGFNKKDLFNYIEHRMRSTIKDGDAMASLSYLPGKANNDKMFYAKYLISEDGKLMNLFRADVNSRIDYQCFRDMVVFDDMYKKNKYNKPMVIFLAKNHHSKIVTFGCELVAGEITNAYKWVLNTFLEVMCNKQPKSIVIDGDLAIREAIKEVFPNATHRLFQWHL comes from the coding sequence ATGGCGACCCAAAAGGGTGGACTTGCAGGAGTGGGATTCAACAAGAAAGATTTGTTCAACTACATTGAGCATCGAATGAGGTCTACAATAAAAGATggggatgcaatggcttcttTGAGTTATTTACCTGGTAAGGCAAACaatgataaaatgttttatgcAAAATACTTGATTTCAGAAGATGGGAAATTGATGAATTTGTTTCGGGCTGATGTTAATAGTAGAATTGATTATCAATGTTTTAGGGACATGGTTGTGTTTGATGATATGTACAAGAAGAATAAGTACAACAAGCCAATGGTTATATTTTTAGCAAAAAACCATCATTCAAAAATTGTTACTTTTGGGTGTGAGCTAGTTGCAGGTGAAATTACTAATGCATATAAATGGGTATTGAATACATTTTTGGAAGTAATGTGCAACAAGCAACCAAAGTCAATTGTGATAGATGGAGATCTTGCAATAAGGGAGGCAATCAAGGAAGTGTTCCCTAATGCAACACATAGACTCTTTCAGTGGCATTTGTAG